Below is a genomic region from Terriglobia bacterium.
GTAGACGGTCTCTTTTACGGGCACAGGCGGTTCGACCGGGGCTGGCGCGGGCTCCGGCGGTTTTTCGGCGACAGCGACGGTTGCGTCCTGCAGCGACATCACCGCGATGTCGGCGGTCTGGCGCGCGGTTACAGCCGGAGTCCAGGCGTTGTCCAAATCGAGGCCGGAATCGAATTGCGGACGCGAACTGTTGGGCGAACCGGGTTCGGGGCTCGCCGTTGATGCTGGGCGCGAGTAAAAGTTCGCCGGTAGTTCTTCCTTCACGCCGTACTTCTTGAAATTCTCGAGATCGCGCAGGAATTCTGCCGCGGATTGGTAGCGGTCGTCGGGGTTCGCGGCCAGGGTTTTGAGAATAGGTACGGAGAGGCCCTCGGGAATTTTTCGATTCAGCTTCGAGGGGCTCGGGGGCGCGCCTGATTCCATGGACGACTTCAGAGCCTTGATGGTCTCGCCGGTAAAGGGCAACTGCGCCGTAGCAAGGTGATACAGGATCACTGCAATGTTGAACAGGTTCGAGCGGAGATCGCCGACGGGACCGGAGAGCTGTTCGGGCGCGAGATAATGCGCGGAGTGCAGGGTCGCTGGTGAAGGATTGGGGCCGAAATCGGCGTACGGAGGAACTCCCCAGTCGAGAATCTTTGCGCCACCATCCCACTCGATAATCAGGTTTTGGGGATGGAAGCGATGGTGCACAATGCCGGATTTTCCGGTAGATTCCACGCTATTGCAGAGCTGGCGCGCCATGTCGACGAGGTCAAGGGCGGAAAAGGTTTCGCCCATTTCGAGCGTCTTGCTCAGCGGCACGCCGTCGACAAACTCGGAGATCCAGAAGAGATGATCGTCGACTTCACCACCCGTGAGCAGGCGCGGAACGTTGGGAAAATCGAACCCCTTCACGATGCGGCGCTCGGCCCCCGCCATGGCGCTGATCTGCGCACGGTTGGGCCACTGCGATAGCGGCATTAGCTTGATAACGAGAGGACGGCGGAGCTTACGCTCGACGGCTTTATAAACCGATGAAGTCGGGGTGACGCTGATTGCGGCGAGGTCGAACTCCCCGACGCTTCTGAGAGATGCGGCGACTTTTTGAAGAACTCCGTCAGGAGCCATAAGGCACCTATTCCCGATAAATATGTACTTGCTCCAGGACCCAGGGGAGGGCACGAAGTTCGCCAAATAGACTGACACAGGCATGGGTCGGCAGGACAATTACGGAAGGGCTAGGACAACTGCGGCATGAGGTGCGAGGTACGAGGAGCGAGATGCGAGCCGAAAAACTTCTCGCATTTGCGCGGTTGCGATTGGGCTCGAACCTCGTACCTCGAACCCCCCAGCACTCCTGTAAAATTGCCCAATGTCCGTCGCCATCCTCTGCCGCGACCTCAAGAAGACCTACGAGGGCAACGTGGAAGCCGTCCGCGGGATCGACCTGACGATCCCGGCCGGTCAGTGTTTTGGCCTGCTCGGGCCGAACGGGGCGGGGAAGACCACGACCATCGAAATCCTTGAAGGACTACTCGCACCGACCTCCGGCACAGTCGAAATCCTGGAGATGACGTGGCACGAGCATGAGCGCGAACTGCGCGAGTGGCTGGGCATTTCTCTGCAGGAGACGCGGCTCTCGGAAAAGCTGTCGGTGCGCGAGACCTTGGTGCTGTTCGCCAGCTTTTATCGCGAGCCGGCGGATATCGACGAAGTAATCGAAGAGCTGTCTCTGACGGAAAAGGCCAACGCGTGGGTCGGAAAGCTCTCCGGCGGGCAGAAGCAGCGGCTTGCAGTGGCGACCGCGCTCGTCGGTAATCCGAAGATCCTTTTCCTTGACGAGCCGACGACGGGACTCGATCCGCAAAGCCGACGTCAGTTGTGGGACATCGTTCGTCAGTTTCAGAAGCGTGGCGGCACGATCCTGCTTACAACTCATTACATGGACGAGGCGGAGAAGCTCTGCGATCGCCTCGCCATCATCGATCACGGGAAGATCATCGCCGAAGGCTCGCCGGCGGAACTGATCGAGCGGTTGGGTGGTCATCACGTTTTAGAGATCGCCATAAGTGGGAACGGCATCACTGGCGACTCGCTCTGGAAGAGTTTGCCGGGCGTGCAGTCGGTACGTCATGAAGACGGAACAATCGCGCTGCAGGTTCACGAACCCCATGAGACCATCCCGGCCCTATTGGCGGCGGTGCAACAACAGGGGTCGCGCCTGGAACACCTCACGACGCGACAGGCGAGCCTCGAAGATGTTTTTGTGCAACTGACCGGCCGCCACCTGCGGGAGGAATGATGCAGACGACCGAACACAAGCCGCAATTCGTGAACGGACGCTGGGCCGGATACTACCGTCTGCTGGAAGCCCGCATGAAGGAACTGGCGCGCGAGCCCGAAGTCATCTTCTGGGTGTTCGTCTTCCCGCTGCTGCTGGCGTTCGGCCTCGGCGTGGCATTCCGGAATAAGCCCGAGGACAAGATTTCCATTGCGATCGTAAATAACTCGCAGGCGAAGCACGTCCAGCAGCTTCTGGAGAATTCTCCGCAGCACAAGCTGATCCACGCTGACATTCTTGACGAAGCGACCGCGGACAATAAGTTCCGCCTCGGTGCCTACTCGCTCGTAGTTGTTCCGAAAGAAAACGGGGTAGAGTACCGCTTCGACCCAGCCCGCCCGGAGAGCGTGCAGGCGCGCATCCAGGTGGATGATGCGCTGCAATCGGCAATGGGCCGCAAGAACGTCATCCCGACCACTGCAGTTCCTTCCAGCGAACCCGGCGCGCGCTACATCGATTTCCTTATCCCCGGCCTGCTCGGAATGAACCTCATGAACTCTGGGATGTGGGGCATCGGCTTCGCCCTGGTCGAGATGCGCCAGCGAAAGTTGCTCAAGCGCTTCATCGCCACGCCCATGCGCCGCGCCGACTTCCTGATGGCGCTCACCAGCAGCCGGCTAGTGCTGATGATCATCGAACTCGTGCTGCTGTTGGGCTTCGGGATCCTCGTGTTCAACATGCGCATTATGGGCGCGTGGGGAACTATCCTGCTGCTGTCGACGCTGGGCGCGATCTCGTTCGGCGGCCTCGGCTTGCTCACCGCCAGCCGCGCGCAGAAAATCGAATCCGTCAGCGGCCTCATCAACCTGGTGATGATGCCGATGTGGATCTTCTCCGGCGTCTTCTTCTCTTACGAACGCTTCCCGGCGATAGTCCAGCCTTTCATCAAGGCGCTGCCGCTGACCGCGCTGAACGATTCGCTGCGCGCCATCATCCTGCAAGGCGCGTCGCTGGCTTCGCAGTCGGGAAGAATCGCGGTACTGGTGATTTGGGGTGCGGTAAGTTTTCTGCTGGCGTTGAAGTGGTTCCGGTGGAGCTAGGAAAGGGCAAAGAGAAGCGGGCAAAAGGGCAGAACGAAACGCTG
It encodes:
- a CDS encoding ABC transporter ATP-binding protein — its product is MSVAILCRDLKKTYEGNVEAVRGIDLTIPAGQCFGLLGPNGAGKTTTIEILEGLLAPTSGTVEILEMTWHEHERELREWLGISLQETRLSEKLSVRETLVLFASFYREPADIDEVIEELSLTEKANAWVGKLSGGQKQRLAVATALVGNPKILFLDEPTTGLDPQSRRQLWDIVRQFQKRGGTILLTTHYMDEAEKLCDRLAIIDHGKIIAEGSPAELIERLGGHHVLEIAISGNGITGDSLWKSLPGVQSVRHEDGTIALQVHEPHETIPALLAAVQQQGSRLEHLTTRQASLEDVFVQLTGRHLREE
- a CDS encoding ABC transporter permease — translated: MQTTEHKPQFVNGRWAGYYRLLEARMKELAREPEVIFWVFVFPLLLAFGLGVAFRNKPEDKISIAIVNNSQAKHVQQLLENSPQHKLIHADILDEATADNKFRLGAYSLVVVPKENGVEYRFDPARPESVQARIQVDDALQSAMGRKNVIPTTAVPSSEPGARYIDFLIPGLLGMNLMNSGMWGIGFALVEMRQRKLLKRFIATPMRRADFLMALTSSRLVLMIIELVLLLGFGILVFNMRIMGAWGTILLLSTLGAISFGGLGLLTASRAQKIESVSGLINLVMMPMWIFSGVFFSYERFPAIVQPFIKALPLTALNDSLRAIILQGASLASQSGRIAVLVIWGAVSFLLALKWFRWS